The genomic stretch CAGTGCCCGAAATCGCATCCAGTCAACCGCCCCCTGAAGCGACAGCCCTTCAGATATGCACTCACCCAACTTTGATGGTTCTTGAGTTCCTGCTTCACCTCGAAGGTGCAATCAATGAAGCGAGCTCCTAGGATGTGCAGGCGCCTGGCGGGCACCTTCAGGACGACGGTGCAGTGACGCAGCGTCAGATTGGGGCCAAGGAAATAGAGCGAGTTCTTGTCCGTCATCTCGAGCCGCTCGTTCGTCATCTCTTTGTTTTCGATGAGGACGTTCGTGAGCAACCCCATGGCCGCCCCTTTCAGAAGGTGATCATCCGGAAGAACTCGCCCGCCATGCGCCTGCCATGCCGCGCCAGATTCGACTCCGACCCAGAGAGAATCTCGTACTTATAGCCACCCGGAGAGGGGTCAACCACATCGACCCCATGGGGGTTGAACTGAAGGCGCGCTCGAAATTGCTCTTCCACCCTGGCATGCACGAAGCGCCCTCGGGCCTCGCGCTCCAGCAGTCGCGCCAGCCAATACTCACCGTTCCTCATGGCATTGTCGATGGCTCTTCGCTCGTTCTGGCTGAGCCTGTGCGGCCCCCATTCCTTCGCGACCTGGGTGACGACCTCCTGAAGCATGTCCCCCACCTTGTCCCGGGTGGGGATGTCCGCGGCCGACTTGCCGCGTGACAAATGCCAACGCTGACCGTCGCTGAGTTCCACCTGCCGGTTGCCGCCCCGGTGGCGAATGACGGTTCGCGCGGAGCGGCCCCCAGGAGCCATTGCCGACCCATGGCCCTGCCCCTTCTTGAACATCACCACGGCCAGGGGACCCTGCGGAGAGGTGGCCACCGTCTCCACCGCCGCAATCGCCTGGGCCAGGGCCTCCTCCGTCGCGAGTGCCGTCTCCTCTACTTCCACGCGCCCCATGACGGCGGCGCCACCCTGTGTCTTCCACTGCTTCCCCGCGAGCTTGAAGCCCGGCAGCGACTTCACCCGCGGCAGCACCTGCCCCAGCGTGTGCCCACTGAGCGTGGCCACTGCCAGAATCATCGCCCGTGCCGCGTCCTCGCCCAGCACTCGGCCAAACTCCTCTCCCGCCGCGCGCAGTTCCTCGAAGGTGGTGGCGTGATGCGCCGTGTCGGCCATGCGGGCCCATCCATCCATCAGCCCGTACACCGTCTCCAGGCCCAGGTAGCCCATCAGGAGGAGGGTCATGCCGGCGGCCAGGGCCTTGGTCGTTGGCTCGGGCACTACCCACATCATGCAGTAGAGGGTCACCGTCCAGACGACCGTGGAGACGAGCATCCGCACGTCCAGCAGCTCGCGCGCCAGGGCCCCGCGCGTCTCGTCGAGGACATGGCCGAAAGCCAGGGCCAGGGCGAACGCCCGCCTGTCGTCAGTGCGCAAATAGGGCCCGTCGTCCAGAAGGCCCAGGCAGTCGCCTCCTCCTCGGGGTACACACCACTGGAGGTACCTGGCCCTCAGGGCTTCATCCGCCTCGGGGGTGAGGACCACCGGACCCTCCTGGCGCTCGGGCACCAGGGTGTAGGCCTGGTCGCGGTACACCTCCAGCAGCCAGTCTCCCGTGCTGTCCACCGTCTCGACGCCCGCAGGTGGCGGCAGGAGGTGGAGCAACTCCCGAGCGGCCGCTTGTGGCGTCTTCGCCCCCAGTCGCACGTCTCGGGACAGGCGCAGAAAGGCCTGCTGGAACTCGGCCCGAGAAATGCGCACCGGCCGGGTGACGACGGTGCCGGGCTCCAGGAAGTCCACCACGTACACGGTGGCGGACTCGAGGCCAGGCTCCGCCGTGACGGCCAAACTTGCCGTGGTCGTCGGTGGGGACGTGGACGAGTTGTCGCGGTCGCGCCCCCGTGGAGTGCCCGTGACACAAGCTGCCTGGAGGAAGAGGACGAGGAGAAAGCAGCCGCCCAGCAAGGGGCGCAGCCGAGCGCTCGATGGGCACGAGCCAGCAAGACGGGTGGACACGGCCCACCTCCGGGAACGACGAGGCTGAAAGCCTTCGCTCCGCAATCACACGGAAACGCAGGTGCGCCCGTCAAGCCCACCGGATTGATCAAGCGTGCGCGAGGGCAGAGAGCAAGCCGTGCGCAGTTCAATAAGGCTCACGCTACGACTCTCGCTTCGAAGGTACCTGCAGCCCCGCCGAGCGCGCCAGCCCCATGACGCCCTCCACCGCCGCGGCGATGTAGCCAAACGGATTGGCTCCCTCCACCGCCGTCACGTGCACCTCGCCCATCTTCTGCTGGAAGGCCGCCGCCACCTTCGGCAACTGCTGCGCCAGCACCAGTTGGATGGACTCGGGCGACAGCGTGTTCTCGATGTCGCGCTGCGCCCTCGCCCGCGCCAGCTCCGGCTCCTGGGCGATCCGCGCCTGCCGTGCCTCCAGCTCCGCCCGCGCCAGCTCCGCCTCGGCGATGGCGCACCGGGCCTCCGCCGCCTTCGCCTCCGTCCGTGCCCGCTCCTCCTCCTGCCGCAGCTTCGCCAACTCCGCCGCGTGCCGCGCCGCCTGCGCCTCCTGCTCGAGCTTCAGCCGCTCCAGTTCCGCCCGCCCCCGCGCCTCCGCCAGGGCGCGCTCGTTCTCCAGCCGCGCCTCCGCCATCCGCCGCTCGGACTCCAGCCGCGCCAGCTCCCGCGCCTCCTCCGCCCGCGCCTCGCTCTCGCGCACCTCCAGCTCCGCGTTCAGCTTCGCCAGTGCCGTCTCGCGCTCCAGCGTCACCTGCGCCTGCCTCGCCGCGTGCTCCTGCGCCACCCGCGCCTCCGCCACCCGCGCCTCCACCGCCAGTGACTCGAGCTGCGCCTGCTCCTCCGCCGCCCGCCGCTTGTGCCGCACCTCCTCCTCCGTCACCAGCCGCGTGAGCGCGATCTGTCGCTCCGCCTCCGCCTCTTCCCTCCGGATGAAGCGCTCCTTGGTCAACTCCGCCTCGCGCGCCACCCGCTCCTGCTCCTGCCGGAAGCGCGCCTGCATGTTCGCGAACACCGTCTCCGACAGCACCCGCACGTCTTGAATCTCGATCGTGTCCAGCACCACCCCCCACCCCGTGTCCGTCCGATCCTCCGGCCGCCCCCGCCCCGACACCACCGGGGAGATCTCCCGCATCAGTTCCGTGGCGATCCCCTCCTTGCGCCGCGTCAGGCACTCCTCCACCGACAGGTTCGCCACCAGCCGCCGCACCGCGCCCACGAACATCTCCGTGAGCAGGTCGCGCAGCTTCTCCTGCGCCCGCTCCGGAAAGGAGAAGTTGAGCATCCGGAAGGCCACCAGCGGCTCGACGATGCGGTACACCGCCACCCCCG from Cystobacter ferrugineus encodes the following:
- a CDS encoding SPFH domain-containing protein encodes the protein MTTNEKRAVRVNAAGALVVRGEGAMEPPPAPRDEEGARDTEGWRAGKPAEDPEKMKKWGLITARPSEFLIHMRRGRVREVSGQGASCFKLPGDSVAIVPTSVQRLRFTADQVTSEKVGVRVTGVAVYRIVEPLVAFRMLNFSFPERAQEKLRDLLTEMFVGAVRRLVANLSVEECLTRRKEGIATELMREISPVVSGRGRPEDRTDTGWGVVLDTIEIQDVRVLSETVFANMQARFRQEQERVAREAELTKERFIRREEAEAERQIALTRLVTEEEVRHKRRAAEEQAQLESLAVEARVAEARVAQEHAARQAQVTLERETALAKLNAELEVRESEARAEEARELARLESERRMAEARLENERALAEARGRAELERLKLEQEAQAARHAAELAKLRQEEERARTEAKAAEARCAIAEAELARAELEARQARIAQEPELARARAQRDIENTLSPESIQLVLAQQLPKVAAAFQQKMGEVHVTAVEGANPFGYIAAAVEGVMGLARSAGLQVPSKRES